The Bacillus vallismortis genome window below encodes:
- the narJ gene encoding nitrate reductase molybdenum cofactor assembly chaperone: MNTTDRQITFSALSCLLSYPDEEWRAELPDWKALTHEIGNRQIRELLLHFFEASASFSHKALIEHYVYTFDFGKKTNMYVTYFNSGEQRERGIELLHLKNTYQQSGFLPTDKELPDYLPLMLEFAAVAEIEAANSVFEKYLSNVRELASRLEKNASIYAELLHVLLAALENIGVRESVEGAVQP; the protein is encoded by the coding sequence CAGACGAAGAGTGGAGAGCCGAGCTTCCCGATTGGAAGGCTCTTACCCATGAAATCGGCAACCGGCAAATCCGGGAGCTGCTGCTGCACTTTTTCGAGGCGTCAGCCAGCTTTTCCCATAAAGCGCTGATTGAACACTATGTCTATACGTTCGACTTCGGGAAAAAAACGAATATGTACGTCACCTACTTTAACTCAGGCGAGCAAAGGGAACGCGGCATTGAATTGCTGCATTTAAAAAACACCTACCAGCAATCCGGTTTCCTGCCGACAGACAAAGAGCTGCCTGATTATCTCCCGCTTATGCTGGAATTTGCCGCGGTTGCGGAGATTGAAGCTGCGAATAGCGTGTTTGAAAAGTATTTGTCCAATGTGAGGGAACTGGCATCCCGCCTCGAAAAAAATGCCAGTATATATGCGGAGCTGCTGCACGTGCTACTGGCCGCGCTGGAAAATATCGGCGTGCGTGAAAGCGTTGAAGGGGCTGTTCAGCCATGA
- the narI gene encoding respiratory nitrate reductase subunit gamma, which produces MSGQILWGVMPYIVMTFFIGGHIYRYQHDQFGWTAKSSELLEKKKLAAGSTLFHWGMLCVIGGHVMGILIPEAVYASIGISEHVYHKMAIGAGLPAGIAACTGLFILTYRRLFDKRIRKTSSPSDILTLILLLFMMLSGLAATFLNIDSKGFDYRTTVGPWFREIFLFRPDASLMENVPLWFKLHIIIGYVVFILWPFTRLVHVFSLPLKYLTRSYVVYRKRS; this is translated from the coding sequence ATGAGCGGGCAGATCCTGTGGGGCGTGATGCCATACATTGTCATGACGTTCTTCATCGGCGGCCATATTTACCGCTATCAGCATGACCAATTTGGCTGGACCGCGAAATCAAGCGAGCTGTTAGAAAAGAAAAAACTTGCGGCAGGCAGCACCCTTTTTCACTGGGGCATGCTGTGCGTTATCGGCGGGCATGTCATGGGCATTCTGATCCCGGAAGCCGTGTACGCTTCCATTGGCATTTCAGAGCATGTGTATCACAAAATGGCGATTGGCGCGGGCCTGCCTGCCGGAATCGCGGCATGTACCGGACTTTTCATCCTGACGTACAGAAGGCTGTTTGACAAAAGAATCCGCAAAACCAGCTCGCCATCGGATATCCTTACGCTTATTCTGCTGCTGTTTATGATGCTGTCGGGCCTTGCCGCCACATTTCTCAACATTGATTCGAAAGGATTTGACTACCGGACAACAGTCGGACCGTGGTTCAGGGAGATTTTTTTGTTCAGGCCTGACGCCTCTTTGATGGAGAATGTCCCGCTATGGTTTAAGCTTCATATCATAATCGGATACGTCGTTTTTATCCTGTGGCCGTTTACGAGACTGGTTCACGTGTTCAGTCTCCCACTCAAATATCTGACACGAAGCTATGTCGTGTATCGGAAACGCTCGTGA